One window from the genome of Kluyveromyces marxianus DMKU3-1042 DNA, complete genome, chromosome 3 encodes:
- the MSH6 gene encoding mismatch repair ATPase MSH6 — MTTETPKAASKGRKMPSSSGKKYKQATISSFFKKREKPQEQQDVEKTPEMKTPTSSQAPKSKEVQSHATEASPLKNKSTKTIEQLPEIKPVEKQVETVVSSRGRKRQNVSLKESDDEDDSDNDITVSKRSRNRSYIEDSEDEYKLDEASADDDDEYVEADVVEDDSLNADSGKAVDEEDDDDDDDLIALASRKPVKKAVVNTTVRKTPQSFKRTSLPNTPVSQGKHNKFNKTNEERYQWLVHEKDAEGREPSDPNYDPRTLYIPKDAWGKFTPFEKQYWEIKSKMWDCILFFKKGKFFELYEKDAHLAHHLFDLKLAGGGRANMQLAGVPEMSFDYWASQFIQYGFKVAKVDQRESMLAKEMREGSKGIVKRELQCVLTSGTLTDSDMLKSDLATYCVAVREEPMSYYDQEISSTPRPGKIFGFTAIDTATGHIDILEFEDDEECSQLDTIMSQFKPTEIVFEKSNISSLAQKIIKYNAQPSAIINQRNSREFYDFEKTFDELITHEYFPSMEKWPSVLRSYYETGKKVGFHAFGGLLSYLQWLKLDKSLISMGQVEEYNPTKSQTCLALDGVTLQNLEIFSNTYDGSDKGTLFRLLNRAITPMGKRKLRKWVMHPLLKIDEINARLDSVDLLLNDMEVRDLLETELLKLPDLERMLSRVHSCTLKIQQFNKVITGFEDINTLVEQLSSSFTLKGAIEHYIREIPESLASVIETWKNAFDRKLAVSEGVVVPNRGVEPEFDESLDIIRGIEDELNEYLQSYKKMLKSSNIQFKDSGKEIYTIEVPMSATKFVPPEWTQMAANKSFKRYYSPEVQKLARRMAEARETHKVLEDDLKNRLFRKFTAHYNTVWFPTIQAISNIDCIVSLARTSESLGFPACRPQLVEEIDPKTNEKLNGFLRFKELRHPCFNMGASAAKEFIPNDIALGKDAAQIGLLTGANAAGKSTVLRMTCVAVILSQLGCYVPCEEALLTPVDRIMTRLGASDNIMQGKSTFFVELSETKKILDLVTNRSLLVVDELGRGGSSSDGFAIAEAVLHHVATHIQSLGFFATHYAALGSHFVNHPNVEPLKMDILVDEESRNVTFLYKLVHGKSDGSFGMHVASMCGIPKAVVDGASEAAEAMEHTSKLIKERKNLHQSDEDIPLGIESDLVRLVFGDGLKNTKNGSGEGVKIYDNNIKKNVLKYMLSVVEGLDV; from the coding sequence ATGACCACTGAGACACCAAAGGCAGCGAGCAAAGGACGTAAGatgccttcttcttctgggaAGAAGTATAAACAGGCTACTATCTCTTCGTTTTTCAAGAAACGCGAGAAGCCACAAGAACAACAGGATGTAGAGAAGACGCCTGAGATGAAAACTCCGACTTCGAGTCAAGCACCGAAATCAAAAGAGGTCCAGAGTCATGCTACGGAGGCTTCtcctttgaagaacaaaagcaCAAAGACTATAGAGCAGCTTCCGGAAATAAAGCCGGTGGAGAAACAAGTGGAGACTGTTGTTTCCTCTAGAGGGAGAAAAAGGCAAAACGTTAGTTTAAAAGAAAgtgatgacgaagatgacAGTGACAATGACATTACGGTGTCCAAGAGAAGCCGGAACAGAAGCTATATTGAGGACAGCGAAGACGAATATAAGCTGGATGAAGCAAGTGctgatgacgacgacgagTACGTGGAGGCTGATGTGGTGGAAGACGATTCGTTGAATGCTGATTCGGGAAAAGctgttgatgaagaagacgatgacgacgatgatgatcTGATCGCACTAGCATCTAGAAAGCCAGTTAAGAAGGCAGTCGTTAATACGACAGTGCGCAAAACACCACAAAGCTTCAAACGGACCTCATTGCCCAATACTCCTGTATCACAGGGAAAACATAACAAGTTCAATAAGACTAACGAAGAAAGATACCAATGGCTAGTCCATGAAAAAGATGCAGAAGGACGCGAACCTTCGGATCCAAATTACGATCCCAGAACATTATATATTCCAAAGGATGCATGGGGTAAGTTTACCCCATTCGAAAAACAATATTGGGAGATCAAGAGCAAAATGTGGGATTGTATattgttcttcaagaaaggtAAATTTTTTGAACTATACGAAAAGGACGCCCATTTAGCTCATCATTTGTTTGACTTAAAGCTTGCAGGTGGCGGACGAGCTAATATGCAATTGGCTGGTGTTCCTGAAATGTCTTTTGATTATTGGGCTTCTCAGTTCATTCAATATGGATTTAAGGTTGCGAAAGTTGACCAAAGGGAATCCATGCTTGCTAAAGAAATGAGGGAAGGTTCGAAAGGGATTGTCAAGAGAGAACTACAGTGTGTGTTAACCTCAGGTACACTTACAGATTCAGATATGCTGAAATCAGATCTTGCAACTTATTGTGTTGCAGTAAGGGAAGAGCCAATGTCGTATTATGATCAAGAAATATCTTCAACGCCCAGGCCAGGTaaaatttttggttttactGCAATCGACACGGCTACAGGAcatattgatatattagaatttgaagatgatgaagaatgCTCTCAACTAGACACCATAATGTCTCAGTTCAAACCAACAGAAATTGTTTTCGAAAAATCGAATATATCATCACTTGCACAaaaaattatcaaatacaATGCACAACCATCTGCTATAATAAATCAACGTAACAGTAGAGAGTTTtatgattttgaaaagacaTTTGATGAACTTATTACACATGAGTACTTCCCATCTATGGAAAAATGGCCTTCAGTGCTTCGGAGCTATTACGAGACAGGTAAAAAAGTTGGTTTCCATGCATTCGGTGGACTTTTATCTTACTTACAATGGCTTAAGCTGGATAAGTCTCTAATATCTATGGGTCAAGTCGAGGAATATAATCCTACTAAATCACAGACTTGTCTAGCTCTAGATGGTGTTACACTCCAAAATTTAGAAATATTCTCTAACACTTATGATGGATCTGATAAAGGAACACTCTTTAGACTGCTCAACAGGGCCATAACCCCTATGGGTAAAAGAAAGCTAAGGAAATGGGTCATGCATCCGCTTTTAAAGATAGATGAAATCAATGCCAGACTGGATTCCGTTGATCTACTCCTCAATGATATGGAAGTTAGGGATTTGCTAGAAACCGAGCTTCTAAAACTCCCTGACCTTGAAAGAATGCTTTCCCGAGTCCATTCTTGTACATTGaaaattcaacaatttAATAAAGTGATAACTGGATTTGAGGATATTAACACTCTTGTAGAACAATTATCATCGTCGTTTACTTTAAAAGGTGCGATTGAACATTATATTAGAGAGATCCCGGAATCACTAGCAAGTGTTATTGAAACTTGGAAGAATGCGTTTGATCGAAAGCTTGCTGTATCAGAAGGAGTTGTGGTACCAAATAGAGGTGTTGAACcagaatttgatgaatcatTGGATATCATTAGAGGCATTGAAGATGAGCTTAATGAATATTTACAAAGTTATAAGAAAATGTTAAAATCATCTAATATTCAGTTCAAAGACTCAGGAAAGGAAATATACACCATCGAGGTTCCAATGTCAGCAACAAAGTTCGTTCCTCCAGAATGGACCCAGATGGCGGCAAAtaaatctttcaaaagGTATTACTCCCCAGAAGTTCAAAAGTTAGCGAGAAGAATGGCTGAAGCTCGTGAAACACATAAGGTGTTAGAGGATGACTTGAAGAATAGACTATTCAGAAAATTCACCGCACATTACAACACTGTATGGTTCCCTACAATACAAGCGATATCGAATATTGATTGTATCGTGTCTTTGGCAAGAACATCTGAATCACTTGGTTTCCCTGCGTGCCGCCCACAACTTGTGGAAGAAATAGATCCTAAAACGAATGAAAAACTCAATGGCTTCCTGAGATTTAAAGAGTTAAGACATCCATGCTTCAACATGGGTGCCAGTGCAGCCAAAGAGTTTATACCAAATGACATTGCTTTAGGTAAGGACGCTGCTCAGATTGGATTACTAACTGGTGCTAATGCTGCAGGAAAATCAACAGTGCTCAGAATGACATGTGTTGCTGTTATTTTGTCTCAATTAGGTTGTTACGTTCCATGTGAAGAAGCATTGTTAACACCAGTAGACAGAATCATGACACGTTTAGGTGCTAGCGATAATATCATGCAAGGAAAGTCtactttctttgttgaactAAGTGAAACTAAGAAGATTTTAGACCTGGTTACTAATAGATCATTATTGGTTGTTGACGAACTAGGAAGAGGTGGTTCATCTAGCGATGGTTTTGCTATTGCAGAAGCTGTACTACATCATGTGGCTACACATATCCAAAGTTTGGGTTTCTTTGCTACTCACTATGCTGCATTGGGTTCACATTTTGTAAATCATCCTAATGTAGAACCTCTAAAAATGGATATTCTTGTGGATGAGGAATCAAGAAATGTAACATTTTTATACAAACTTGTTCATGGAAAAAGTGATGGTTCCTTTGGTATGCATGTTGCGTCTATGTGTGGAATACCAAAGGCTGTCGTTGACGGGGCGTCTGAAGCAGCTGAAGCAATGGAACATACTTCTAAATTaataaaggaaagaaaaaatttACATCAAAGTGACGAAGATATTCCGTTAGGTATTGAAAGTGACTTGGTTCGTCTGGTATTTGGTGATGGCCTCAAGAATACGAAAAATGGTTCTGGTGAAGGTGTCAAAATATATgacaacaacatcaagaagaatGTCTTGAAGTACATGCTTTCAGTAGTTGAAGGACTCGATGTTTAA
- the RPH1 gene encoding DNA damage-responsive transcriptional repressor RPH1 has product MAYVPDHYEGSVPVFKPDHATFQDFYKFMTEVDKYGLKSGIIKIIPPKEWLDEVQYPPSAETLQKIRIKTPIQQHISGSKGVFMVQNVEKPKSYNIIQWKHLSQDYKLPEGRHSAKTSGSTEGPTTAGGATAGDATAAEKSQQPSEEHTSNKMRSKSLDSFTLQDFESFREHFNCDNLEQFDDEQRIEFLENYYWKTLNFTEPMYGADSLGSLFEDSVKDWNVSSLPSILNYLDEKVPGVNESYLYAGLWKASFAWHLEDQDLYSINYIHFGAPKQWYSIPQEDSEKFYNFMKELFPEESKNCSEFLRHKMFLVSPKLLQSNGIRCNHIVHRQQEFIVTYPYGYHAGFNYGYNMAESVNFALQSWLDIGAKAKKCMCIDDAVGINVEKLKANYLNAKEKKLENGKVKEEEDSEKTQEEAKEENPPLKKIKIGSETNKLLDSAKSTPDFLAKSQTDALEDKPTLDGLNGNNSIRSGTPNSQKTWMYGTGSKRDGAFNNGSSISRVSSPLLSRMMDLSHIVEPTLEDPTLKFKKKQSQFMPLSMAQQQAIYPPTQNPMPAPPVQMSPSDTSFFSPAHDHEDNLIALSLASMANSSPSFNQLPPLNISNPRPYSPILQDSILSPRPSYNSNVLSYGQAGNTKSPLGSFGSNSQLPFIKRIQSPNRVTLNISRESSRSPVSLSGLYGTSNPMMAPVPHPYQSSQTSTLNQVSTAERSPAVTPPSSPSKLKASKKRSAKQAKAKQEPDSPTSSLSQTKINDEEIMFLDDGSKVYVCQECSRQFSSGHHLTRHKKSVHSGEKPHSCPKCGKKFKRRDHVLQHLNKKIPCVPDNDDAAKAGG; this is encoded by the coding sequence ATGGCGTATGTTCCGGACCATTACGAGGGCTCAGTGCCTGTTTTCAAGCCAGATCATGCGACGTTTCAGGATTTTTACAAGTTCATGACGGAAGTAGACAAGTATGGGCTGAAGTCAGGGATCATAAAGATTATTCCACCGAAGGAGTGGTTGGACGAGGTGCAGTATCCGCCATCTGCGGAGACGCTTCAGAAAATTCGGATCAAGACTCCGATCCAGCAGCATATCAGCGGTTCTAAAGGTGTGTTCATGGTGCAGAACGTCGAGAAACCGAAGTCGTACAACATCATACAGTGGAAGCATTTATCGCAGGATTACAAGCTGCCGGAAGGCCGTCATTCGGCCAAGACCTCTGGCAGCACCGAGGGTCCAACCACGGCTGGTGGGGCCACGGCTGGTGATGCCACTGCTGCTGAAAAGTCGCAGCAACCGTCCGAAGAACACACCAGCAATAAGATGAGGTCGAAGAGCCTGGACTCCTTCACACTGCAGGATTTCGAGTCCTTTAGAGAGCATTTCAACTGTGACAATCTAGAACAGTTTGACGATGAACAGCGGATCGAGTTCTTGGAGAACTATTACTGGAAAACTCTAAATTTCACAGAGCCAATGTACGGTGCTGATAGCCTGGGTTCTCTTTTCGAAGACTCGGTCAAGGATTGGAACGTTTCGTCCTTACCAAGCATCCTAAATTACTTGGATGAAAAGGTTCCTGGCGTGAACGAGTCATATCTCTACGCGGGTTTGTGGAAAGCTTCCTTTGCATGGCATCTCGAGGATCAAGATCTATACTCGATAAACTATATCCATTTCGGAGCACCAAAACAATGGTACAGCATTCCGCAAGAGGATTCGGAGAAGTTCTACAACTTCATGAAAGAACTATTCCCAGAGGAGTCTAAAAACTGTTCCGAATTTCTTCGCCACAAGATGTTCCTCGTAAGTCCTAAATTACTCCAAAGTAATGGTATACGATGCAATCATATCGTACATCGTCAGCAAGAATTCATTGTGACATATCCTTACGGATACCATGCTGGCTTTAATTACGGATATAACATGGCAGAGTCAGTGAATTTCGCACTACAGTCGTGGCTGGATATTGGAGCAAAGGCTAAAAAGTGTATGTGTATAGATGATGCGGTTGGAAttaatgttgaaaaactaAAGGCAAACTATCTCAACgcaaaggagaagaaacTCGAGAATGGTAAAgtgaaagaagaggaggatAGCGAGAAAACTCAGGAAGAGgcaaaggaagaaaacccgcctttgaaaaagatcaagattGGCTCAGAAACCAATAAACTTCTAGACTCTGCAAAATCAACTCCTGACTTTTTGGCTAAATCGCAAACAGATGCATTGGAAGACAAACCAACTTTAGATGGTTTGAACGGCAATAATTCAATTAGATCAGGAACCCCTAACAGCCAAAAGACGTGGATGTATGGGACAGGAAGTAAAAGGGACGGTGCGTTTAATAATGGCTCATCAATATCTAGGGTTTCTTCCCCACTCCTGTCTAGAATGATGGATTTGTCCCATATAGTTGAACCAACGCTGGAAGATCCTACTctgaaattcaaaaaaaagcaaTCGCAGTTCATGCCTTTGTCTATGGCTCAACAACAGGCAATTTATCCGCCAACTCAAAACCCCATGCCTGCGCCTCCTGTCCAAATGTCACCATCTGACACctcatttttttcccctGCGCATGATCATGAAGATAATTTGATTGCATTATCATTAGCATCCATGGCAAACTCCTCGCCATCATTCAACCAACTTCCACCACTTAACATATCAAACCCAAGACCATACTCACCAATATTACAAGATTCCATTTTATCACCAAGACCTTCTTACAACTCTAACGTTCTATCTTACGGACAAGCTGGAAACACCAAATCTCCTTTGGGAAGTTTTGGTTCTAATTCTCAACTGCCGTTCATTAAAAGGATACAGTCTCCTAACAGAGTCACACTTAATATATCCAGAGAGTCGTCCAGGTCGCCTGTGTCTCTGAGTGGTTTATATGGTACATCTAATCCTATGATGGCACCAGTCCCACACCCTTACCAATCTAGTCAAACAAGTACTTTGAACCAAGTTTCAACGGCAGAAAGATCTCCTGCGGTAACGCCACCTAGTTCACCAAGTAAATTGAAGGCTTCCAAAAAGAGATCAGCCAAACAAGCAAAGGCTAAGCAAGAACCAGATTCACCTACATCATCGTTATCTCAAACTAAAATAAACGACGAGGAAATAATGTTTTTGGATGATGGTTCTAAAGTTTATGTATGCCAAGAGTGTTCAAGACAATTCTCCTCGGGACATCACCTCACTAGACACAAAAAATCAGTACATTCGGGAGAGAAACCGCACTCCTGTCCAAAGTGTGGTAAGAAATTTAAAAGACGTGATCATGTTTTGCAACacttgaacaaaaaaatcCCTTGTGTGCCTGATAACGACGATGCAGCAAAAGCGGGTGGTTAA
- the CCA1 gene encoding tRNA adenylyltransferase, with the protein MLKMASIGTKIQLNKVESEICSLVKEFCSQYNALHASEEPLTARITGGWVRDKLLGNESNDLDIAVNSMTGEQFAEKLCEFLNERGLQTHSLNTINKNPSKSKHLETCTTKLLGVPVDFVNLRSEEYTMESRIPKVEFGTPYEDAMRRDATLNAMFYNITEDKIEDFTEKGIRDLNDGILRTPLPPKKTFIDDPLRVLRLIRFASRFNFKIEEQTYQAMKDKDIHVSFNQKISKSRIYTELHKTFTSENPFYALDLIQGANMSSVIFSSSTTSPKIETVYASLDSHLKQLVDHIPNLLSNHELFARLFPEFQEPLILSLVLCGFKGLTGPDPAKPKNQIPLAGVIVKEGINYPNAQVNNVITCVESEDIYHQLIANAETMQRSELGFALIKFGEPWKMVHFYNMCLEYLRNGIESTSRFDHFYKLVHDRDLADVYSLKHIVNGKELAKLLNKKPGVWMSKTMDDVLKWQLNNPDKSKQYFIENINSIIELP; encoded by the coding sequence ATGCTCAAGATGGCCAGCATTGGCACCAAGATCCAATTGAACAAGGTCGAATCTGAAATATGCTCGTTGGTAAAAGAGTTTTGTTCGCAGTATAATGCCCTGCACGCCAGCGAAGAGCCGTTAACGGCCAGAATCACAGGAGGCTGGGTTCGTGATAAACTGCTTGGAAACGAGTCCAACGATCTCGATATTGCTGTCAATAGCATGACCGGGGAACAGTTTGCTGAGAAATTGTGCGAATTTTTGAACGAGCGTGGGTTGCAGACACATTCGTTGAAcaccatcaacaaaaaCCCCTCCAAGTCAAAACATTTGGAGACTTGCACCACGAAACTACTCGGTGTTCCTGTCGACTTTGTGAACTTGAGATCAGAAGAATACACAATGGAATCAAGAATCCCAAAAGTCGAATTTGGAACACCTTACGAAGATGCCATGAGAAGAGACGCAACTCTAAACGCTATGTTTTACAACATCACTGAAGATAAAATCGAGGACTTCACCGAAAAGGGGATCCGCGATCTTAACGATGGCATCTTGCGTACACCGTTGCCCCCCAAAAAGACCTTTATAGACGACCCATTGCGTGTCCTTAGACTCATCAGATTTGCTTCCAGGTTTAACTTTAAAATAGAGGAACAAACATACCAGGCGATGAAGGATAAAGATATACACGTCTCTttcaatcaaaaaatatcCAAGAGTCGTATTTACACGGAACTACACAAAACTTTTACTTCGGAAAACCCTTTTTATGCACTAGACTTGATCCAGGGAGCTAATATGTCCAGTGTCATTTTCTCCAGCAGCACAACATCTCCGAAAATTGAAACCGTGTATGCATCGTTAGACTCACATCTTAAACAATTAGTGGATCACATTCCAAATCTTTTATCAAATCACGAATTGTTCGCACGTCTCTTCCCGGAATTTCAGGAACCGCTTATCTTGTCATTGGTTTTATGTGGATTCAAAGGCCTTACAGGACCAGACCCagcaaaaccaaaaaaccAAATCCCTTTGGCTGGTGTAATAGTAAAAGAAGGTATAAATTATCCTAATGCTCAAGTGAATAATGTCATCACTTGCGTGGAATCTGAGGACATCTATCATCAATTGATTGCAAACGCAGAAACAATGCAGAGATCAGAACTTGGTTTCGCCTTAATTAAATTTGGAGAACCTTGGAAAATGGTTCATTTCTATAATATGTGCCTTGAATATCTACGCAATGGCATAGAATCGACTTCTCGGTTTGACCACTTCTACAAATTAGTTCATGATCGTGACCTAGCCGACGTTTATTCCTTGAAGCATATAGTCAATGGTAAAGAATTGGCAAAGTtgttaaacaaaaaaccAGGTGTATGGATGTCAAAAACCATGGATGATGTGTTAAAATGGCAATTAAATAATCCAGACAAATCGAAGCAATATTTCATCGAAAACATCAATAGTATAATCGAACTTCCTTGA
- the BCK2 gene encoding Bck2p, producing MTQMSGSSSVSYNNGSFRSTTNANLYLEDAAQLVPDMGLGFGSAYNEDGKGKKMVMQGSHAGTHNTIQPTLNDLNPPTTSSQLQYSPTMSLKGGKGTNKVNIMASPVQIKLSEPPSARENKNSRASKSKKNGANGKNEMVFVNYSVQDTVENQKKKKQSKRDRMLRIFTGSNNSNAAMSKGISTPQSSGSSSSTMTLPAQPQLPHSAPASATKRSYASFLKYHRSSSNSTPTQAESFAEVVPKSEPIPNGQKPALTRSASSSVALIRNNGRCSLSQSAMKLGKSHEHFEKMDLLKFNMAKNSGSGSASSQTPPNYLHRSKSNSNSELRRVPTGSMDASTTSSIPSASSLSNIPTPTMARVYNPKQQFNPDEEEFDHHYLEPYQEYDNFSSSASLQPSGDTPDSLSTFFTDENDASVAFSKLFTRKRTNTGGSISSTLSLQATQPAFPHLDRNPSNNSVPSFRHSPIRSSSQSRTRSNTRNSSQRLSRDLTTLQLSLKNSSGDSSDGPGMESFLDTNSKSGRLSHRKKQESISDMAKYHNSQGTMLNYASANSTTSMSSSSSTPGTTESTLMQFSKPSQQQQQFSVQRENSLENDLADEEEQFYFKPVIREDEEYESAINTSASSSHMGVSSTTTISTRQTAPEIAEFKQPFSTSNVTKEEGQNIYAPKKNSAGETMAENKQTGWDQPNELFNNYIDFNYEEIPSSQFLNENGNLLHQVFNSNNDTSTITSGMNISPITITGANTSQDEVASFAPKTHQVYNSNLSFQSRVMNDIDRLAHGFNISDFPNEKVND from the coding sequence ATGACCCAAATGTCAGGCTCTTCATCTGTTTCGTACAACAATGGCTCTTTCCGTTCTACTACCAATGCCAACCTTTATCTGGAGGATGCAGCACAGCTGGTTCCAGATATGGGTTTAGGCTTTGGCTCAGCGTACAATGAAGATGgtaaagggaaaaaaatggtGATGCAAGGATCTCATGCAGGCACGCATAACACTATCCAGCCTACTCTGAACGACTTGAATCCGCCTACTACTTCTTCCCAGCTGCAGTACAGTCCTACAATGTCTTTGAAAGGTGGAAAGGGCACCAACAAAGTTAATATTATGGCTAGCCCTGTCCAAATCAAGCTGAGTGAACCTCCTTCTGCACGTGAGAATAAGAATTCTCGCGCATCAAAGTCCAAGAAAAACGGTGCAAATGGCAAGAACGAAATGGTGTTCGTCAACTACTCGGTCCAAGATACTGTTGAgaatcaaaagaagaagaaacaatcCAAACGAGATCGCATGCTGAGGATTTTCACTGGTAGTAATAACAGTAATGCCGCAATGTCCAAAGGAATTTCAACTCCTCAATCcagcggcagcagcagcagcacaaTGACACTGCCAGCGCAGCCGCAACTACCTCACTCAGCTCCAGCATCTGCTACAAAGAGAAGTTACGCGTCGTTTTTGAAGTACCATCGTTCTTCCTCGAACAGCACACCGACTCAGGCTGAGAGTTTCGCAGAAGTTGTTCCAAAGTCGGAACCAATTCCCAATGGCCAGAAGCCAGCTCTTACCAGATCAGCAAGCTCGAGTGTAGCATTGATAAGAAACAATGGAAGATGCTCTCTATCTCAATCGGCTATGAAACTCGGTAAAAGCCATGAACACTTCGAAAAAATGGATCTTCTAAAATTCAACATGGCGAAAAACTCGGGTTCCGGTAGCGCATCATCCCAAACTCCACCGAATTATTTGCATAGATCTAAGAGCAATTCAAACTCAGAATTGAGAAGGGTGCCAACTGGGTCTATGGATGCTTCAACTACTTCTTCTATTCCTTCAGCCTCCTCGCTCTCAAACATCCCAACACCCACGATGGCTAGAGTTTATAACCCAAAACAACAATTTAACCCCGATGAGGAAGAGTTCGATCATCATTACCTGGAACCATATCAAGAATATGACAACTTCTCATCATCAGCATCATTGCAACCGTCTGGGGATACTCCTGATTCATTATCAACTTTTTTCACTGACGAAAATGATGCTTCGGTGGCTTTTAGTAAATTATTCACAAggaaaagaacaaatacTGGCGGGTCCATTAGTTCTACACTTTCCCTCCAAGCGACACAACCGGCATTTCCGCACTTAGATAGAAACCCAAGCAATAATTCTGTGCCCTCATTTCGTCATTCCCCAATTAGATCCTCCTCCCAAAGCAGAACAAGATCAAATACTAGAAATTCTAGTCAAAGACTTTCTAGAGACCTTACAACTCTGCAAttatctttgaagaactcATCTGGTGATTCTAGTGATGGTCCGGGTATGGAATCCTTTTTGGATACCAATAGTAAATCTGGAAGATTATCTCATAGGAAAAAACAGGAATCCATATCAGATATGGCAAAGTATCACAACAGCCAAGGAACTATGCTAAATTACGCATCTGCAAATAGTACAACTTCTATGtcgtcttcatcgtctACTCCTGGAACAACAGAAAGTACACTAATGCAGTTCTCCAAACCATcccagcaacaacagcagttTTCGgttcaaagagaaaactcATTGGAAAATGATTTGGCTGACGAAGAGGAACAGTTTTACTTTAAACCTGTCATCCGCGAGGATGAAGAATACGAATCAGCTATTAACACAAGTGCTTCCAGTAGTCATATGGGTGTCTCTTCAACAACTACTATATCTACGAGGCAAACTGCGCCTGAAATAGCTGAGTTTAAGCAACCGTTCTCCACATCAAACGTAACCAAAGAGGAGGGGCAAAATATCTACGCCCCAAAGAAGAACTCTGCTGGCGAAACGATGGcagaaaacaaacaaactgGCTGGGATCAACCTAATGAATTATTCAATAACTACATTGATTTCAACTACGAAGAAATTCCCTCGTCCCAGTTTTTGAATGAGAACGGGAACTTACTTCACCAGGTTTTTAATTCAAATAATGACACCTCAACAATCACTTCTGGTATGAACATATCTCCAATTACTATTACAGGGGCAAACACTTCACAGGATGAGGTGGCTAGTTTTGCACCTAAGACTCATCAAGTCTATAACTCAAATCTGTCATTTCAATCTAGGGTTATGAACGATATCGATCGTCTTGCTCATGGATTTAACATATCTGATTTTCCAAATGAAAAAGTGAATGACTGA